One part of the Candidatus Tumulicola sp. genome encodes these proteins:
- a CDS encoding reverse transcriptase-like protein: MTPQTGRRSAPAGARSDCQAYIAVVRCGAGRGIAAVALLDRAGDGTGEHFIPFSVREQPSQQGRDYIYAGLIAALDRLRSLGIRRLAVHVDDAQLVAELEQKTQPHRELTLAYILLGCKLNEFASAKVVLERPERLAALRAKTDSLAAPLAM, translated from the coding sequence ATGACCCCCCAAACGGGCCGCAGATCGGCCCCCGCCGGCGCGCGCAGCGACTGCCAAGCCTACATCGCCGTGGTCCGTTGCGGAGCGGGCCGCGGCATAGCCGCGGTGGCGCTGCTCGACCGCGCGGGGGACGGCACGGGAGAGCACTTCATCCCCTTCTCCGTGAGAGAGCAGCCGTCGCAACAAGGAAGAGACTACATCTACGCTGGTTTGATCGCTGCGCTGGATCGGCTGCGAAGTCTTGGCATCCGCCGGTTAGCGGTTCACGTCGACGACGCGCAACTGGTCGCGGAACTCGAACAAAAAACGCAGCCGCACCGTGAGCTCACGCTAGCGTACATCCTGCTCGGCTGCAAACTCAACGAGTTCGCAAGCGCAAAGGTCGTGCTGGAAAGACCGGAACGGCTCGCGGCGCTGCGCGCCAAGACGGACAGCCTCGCCGCCCCCCTCGCGATGTAA
- the rsmA gene encoding 16S rRNA (adenine(1518)-N(6)/adenine(1519)-N(6))-dimethyltransferase RsmA: MTGDPSFFSPKRLLAERGLSPRKRLGQNFLIDQRFAGRIAGVLPAGSYVVEIGGGTGALTAALLAGARGVDVLEVDRGLAAILRERFADAPKVRVFEEDALEFDLAGALSREAAPRAVCGNLPYYITTPLLERIVGCSDVWETAVVMVQREYGRRLSAAPGTSDYSSLTVFVNYHCRVEHLFDAGAGGFYPPPAVASSVVRLTPKRDRDAGVRDPALVLWLSRAAFAQRRKTLVNSVLSSLAAQKVDPNAPLGRGDLENAVRSIGKDANIRGERFALDDFIKLANALHAQGFRVPRQI, encoded by the coding sequence ATGACCGGCGACCCTTCTTTTTTTTCGCCAAAACGTCTGCTCGCCGAACGAGGCTTGAGCCCGCGCAAACGGCTCGGGCAGAACTTCCTTATCGATCAGCGCTTTGCCGGGCGTATCGCGGGCGTGCTGCCGGCAGGCTCGTACGTCGTCGAGATCGGCGGCGGCACGGGCGCATTGACCGCCGCGCTCCTTGCCGGCGCGCGCGGTGTGGACGTCTTGGAGGTCGATCGAGGCTTGGCGGCGATCTTGCGAGAGCGCTTCGCCGATGCGCCGAAGGTGCGCGTCTTCGAAGAGGACGCGTTGGAGTTCGACCTTGCCGGCGCCCTGTCGCGCGAAGCAGCGCCGCGCGCGGTGTGCGGCAATCTGCCCTATTACATCACCACGCCGCTGCTCGAGCGCATCGTCGGCTGCTCGGACGTGTGGGAGACGGCCGTGGTGATGGTGCAGCGCGAATATGGCCGCCGCTTGAGCGCCGCGCCGGGCACATCGGACTACAGCAGCCTAACCGTCTTCGTGAACTACCACTGCCGGGTCGAGCACCTCTTCGACGCCGGAGCGGGTGGTTTTTATCCGCCGCCCGCCGTGGCGTCGTCGGTCGTGCGGCTCACGCCCAAGCGCGATCGCGATGCAGGCGTGCGAGATCCTGCGCTCGTGCTTTGGCTTTCGCGCGCCGCGTTTGCGCAGCGTCGAAAGACCCTCGTCAACAGCGTGCTGTCGAGCTTGGCAGCTCAAAAGGTCGACCCGAACGCTCCGCTCGGACGAGGCGACCTCGAAAACGCGGTGCGCTCGATCGGAAAAGATGCGAACATCCGCGGCGAGCGTTTCGCGCTCGACGACTTCATCAAGCTTGCCAACGCGTTGCATGCGCAGGGCTTTCGCGTCCCGCGCCAAATCTAG
- a CDS encoding CPBP family intramembrane glutamic endopeptidase, which translates to MENVTLSEEPIIIPPAGEPPAFTAHWGGWRVFGIFVLCAVVFVIGQFVVALLVIKNSPYLTKMLFHVRLGSPAEQLAFYKALLTAPVIFWTEFVSDAGLVGCLLLVGKFALDITPRALGLRVPQLGAVGIGVLGGLACLVLGEAMGLIQSRLLGEHPQVTAVILASHRGAMSFALDLLAVSVIAPIAEEIFFRGFLFTAFLQRLPLSLSAILSGVIFGLGHGDLWNALPLAAIGVVLAYVYRRTGNLWSNVIAHSMNNGITLALAFAFPELVKH; encoded by the coding sequence TTGGAAAACGTAACCCTTAGCGAAGAGCCGATCATCATTCCCCCGGCCGGCGAACCGCCGGCCTTCACTGCGCACTGGGGCGGCTGGCGGGTGTTCGGCATCTTCGTCTTGTGCGCGGTCGTGTTCGTCATCGGGCAATTCGTCGTCGCGCTGCTCGTCATCAAGAACAGCCCGTACCTCACGAAGATGCTTTTCCACGTTCGCCTGGGGAGCCCGGCCGAGCAGCTCGCGTTCTACAAGGCGCTGCTCACGGCTCCCGTGATCTTCTGGACCGAGTTCGTCAGCGACGCGGGACTCGTCGGCTGTCTATTGCTGGTCGGCAAGTTCGCATTAGATATCACGCCGCGGGCGCTCGGCTTGCGGGTGCCGCAGCTCGGCGCCGTGGGCATCGGAGTCCTTGGCGGGCTGGCATGCCTGGTGCTGGGTGAGGCGATGGGCCTGATACAAAGCAGGCTCTTGGGCGAGCATCCGCAGGTGACCGCGGTCATCCTCGCCTCCCACCGTGGTGCGATGTCGTTTGCGCTCGACCTGCTCGCAGTCTCCGTCATCGCCCCGATCGCGGAAGAGATCTTCTTTCGAGGCTTCCTGTTCACGGCGTTCCTGCAGCGTCTGCCGCTGTCGCTCTCGGCGATCTTGAGCGGCGTCATCTTCGGCTTAGGCCACGGCGATCTGTGGAATGCGTTGCCGCTCGCCGCCATCGGCGTGGTGCTCGCGTATGTCTATCGCAGAACCGGGAACCTATGGTCCAACGTCATCGCGCACTCGATGAACAACGGCATCACGTTGGCGCTCGCCTTCGCGTTTCCGGAGCTTGTGAAGCACTAG
- a CDS encoding glycosyltransferase, with the protein MKIGIFTEVYRPIVNGVVTSVESLGEELRALGHEAYTFAPRIPNGAETTGRVFFMPSLPLPARTEYRLTLPLVARRNKIRFLSQCDVIHSHSLFITGWMASYYARRRFRVPLVFTYHTLLESYAHYSPLGRRLTAQLTRELTRTYANAADAVIVPTRAVAAQLRERGVVAPISVIPTGINIELFRGAGAVEAKSVRQRFGIPVDAPLVLLVSRMAQEKNIPFALSAFARLRQALPEARLLLVGSGPLAEALKAQTRTDGLAGSVIFAGSVPNAELPGFYAAADAFAFPSITETQGLVLAEAFAAGVPVIAVDTPQTRDVFGANIAGELVEDPEAMANGLLGLLTDPEKRAVASAHALTAAAAFDAKANAGRVVAVYEAVMANKAGTAEMADFEALFDPIDAAVPKDKPAEM; encoded by the coding sequence ATGAAAATCGGCATCTTCACCGAAGTGTACCGCCCGATCGTCAACGGCGTGGTCACCTCCGTCGAATCGCTCGGCGAAGAGCTGCGTGCGCTCGGTCACGAGGCCTATACTTTCGCGCCGCGCATTCCGAATGGCGCGGAGACGACAGGCCGCGTCTTTTTCATGCCGTCGTTGCCGCTGCCCGCGCGCACGGAATATCGATTGACGTTACCGCTGGTCGCGCGGCGCAACAAGATCCGTTTTCTGAGCCAGTGCGATGTCATTCACAGTCATTCGCTTTTCATCACGGGATGGATGGCCTCGTATTATGCGCGACGTCGCTTTCGCGTGCCGCTGGTTTTCACGTATCACACATTGTTGGAAAGCTACGCGCACTACTCGCCGCTCGGGCGGCGGCTCACCGCGCAACTAACCCGAGAGCTGACCCGGACTTATGCTAACGCCGCCGATGCCGTCATCGTGCCCACCCGGGCGGTGGCGGCCCAACTCCGGGAACGAGGCGTAGTGGCCCCGATTTCCGTGATTCCCACGGGGATCAACATCGAGTTGTTCCGCGGTGCGGGAGCGGTCGAGGCAAAGTCCGTTCGGCAGCGCTTCGGCATCCCGGTGGACGCGCCGCTGGTGCTGTTGGTCTCGCGCATGGCCCAGGAGAAGAACATCCCCTTCGCGCTGTCGGCCTTCGCGCGCTTGCGGCAGGCGCTCCCAGAGGCGCGCCTGCTGCTCGTTGGCTCAGGCCCGTTGGCGGAAGCCCTGAAGGCCCAAACGCGCACGGACGGACTTGCGGGATCGGTCATTTTCGCGGGCAGCGTACCCAACGCGGAGCTGCCTGGATTCTACGCTGCAGCCGACGCGTTTGCGTTCCCCTCGATCACCGAGACCCAGGGGCTGGTCCTCGCCGAAGCCTTTGCAGCCGGCGTGCCCGTGATCGCCGTGGACACGCCGCAAACGCGCGATGTCTTTGGGGCGAATATCGCTGGAGAGTTGGTCGAAGATCCCGAGGCGATGGCCAACGGGCTGCTCGGCCTGCTGACGGATCCGGAGAAAAGGGCCGTGGCCTCCGCCCACGCGCTGACCGCTGCTGCCGCATTCGATGCTAAAGCAAACGCCGGGCGAGTGGTCGCCGTGTACGAGGCGGTCATGGCGAACAAAGCGGGAACGGCCGAAATGGCCGACTTCGAGGCCCTTTTCGACCCCATAGACGCCGCCGTCCCGAAAGACAAACCAGCCGAGATGTAA
- a CDS encoding 3D domain-containing protein translates to MSPRNDGALAYSVTMTLTDQPIEAEARLRASVATAQDLLTKPKFDDLHGTTTMVRPVRILSQFRTHREKFNLASEVRFSPNLAPGQRKLVRRGVPGLKVVTERVTTWDRVVVDRQVAHATLLRKAKAGLVIEGAPQTYEQLAASSKFRRLLGVFTMVATAYTPWTATAYPTGRTATGIAAGYGIVAVDPRVIPLGSHVFVPGYGLAIAADTGGAIIGNRIDLCMESVRDAIVFGRRAVKVYLVEQ, encoded by the coding sequence ATGTCGCCACGCAACGACGGCGCATTGGCATATTCGGTCACGATGACGTTAACCGATCAACCGATCGAAGCGGAAGCACGGCTGCGCGCCTCCGTTGCGACCGCGCAAGACCTGCTCACCAAACCCAAATTCGATGATCTGCACGGCACCACCACGATGGTCAGACCGGTGCGCATCTTGAGCCAGTTCCGCACGCATCGCGAAAAGTTCAACCTTGCCTCCGAGGTCCGCTTTAGCCCTAACCTAGCTCCCGGCCAGCGGAAACTCGTGCGCAGGGGCGTGCCGGGGCTCAAAGTGGTCACCGAACGGGTGACCACCTGGGATCGGGTCGTCGTCGACCGCCAGGTCGCTCACGCCACCTTGCTTCGTAAGGCCAAAGCCGGGCTGGTCATCGAGGGCGCCCCGCAGACCTACGAGCAACTGGCCGCCTCCTCCAAGTTCCGGAGGCTGCTAGGCGTTTTCACGATGGTCGCCACGGCGTATACGCCCTGGACTGCTACCGCGTACCCGACGGGCCGCACCGCGACCGGCATCGCCGCGGGTTACGGGATTGTCGCGGTGGATCCGCGCGTCATCCCGCTCGGATCGCACGTGTTCGTGCCGGGCTACGGCCTGGCGATCGCGGCTGATACGGGCGGTGCGATCATCGGCAACCGGATCGACCTCTGCATGGAGTCGGTCAGGGATGCGATCGTGTTCGGACGCCGCGCCGTGAAGGTCTACCTCGTAGAGCAGTAG